The sequence TAATTAATATTATTAAATATTTGATAGTTAATATATTATGCATGCATAATATATTTTTTTTCGTTTTTTTGAATATTTAAAACAGTTAGAAAATTCTCATTTTAAGCGAAATAGGTTTATTTTATTCTAATTCTACAAAATTATTGCAAATATTAAGCTTTGCTATGGAACATAAATGGATTATTTTTAATTTAATGATTATTTAAAAAGCAAATAGGATGTTAAAAGTTATGCTTAAGACATATAATTATTATTTTTGTATCAAATTTTAGAAAGATTAAATGAAGTCATTTTTTAGATTAGAAGAATATAAAGTTTTAGGGTATAGAATATTATTAGCCTATTTATTTTATTTTATTGCGAGAGTCGTCTTTTATATATATAATTATGAGATAGTTGATGTTACATCATTAACTACTTTTTTGAAAATTGCCTATCATGGATTGGCATTTGATACCACAGCTATTTTATATATTAACGGATTGTTTATTTTATTATCAATACTTCCATTTTTTATAAATACGGATAGAAAGTATCAAAATGGACTTTTTTGGCTCTATTTTATTTCAAACTTGAGTCTTTATTCGTTAAATTTTGTAGATTTAATTTACTATAAGTATAATTTCTCTAGATTAACAATGGCTGCTTGGGATATTATTAAACACGAGGAATCAAAAGGGGCAATGGCTTTTCGTTTTTTAATTAGCTATTGGGACGTTTTTCTTTTGTACTTTTTAGTTTGTGTGTTGTGGATTTTTTTATATAAAAGAGTAAAGATCAAAAATAACCTAAGAGTAGAAAAAAAAATCAGTTATGTTGCAAAATCAATACTCGGTGTTTTGGTTGTAGCAACATTATGTATTGGAGGAATTAGAGGAGATTTTAAGAAAAGTACACGACCAATTAATTTAGTTGACGCAAATAGACATGTTGAAAAAATTCAACAAGCTGATTTAGTTTTGAATTCTACTTTTTCATTTTTAAGAACTTTAGGAGTAAAGACATTTAAGAAAACAGATTTTAATATTTCTGATGAAGTAATTGAAGCTAATTTTAAACCTATTAAATTATATAGTTCTAATGATCCTTCTAAACCTAATATTGTTTTAATTATTACAGAAAGTTTAGGTAGAGAATATTGTGGTGCTTTTAATAAAAATGCGAACATTAAAGATTACGTTAGTTACACTCCATTTTTAGATTCATTAGCCAATCATAGTATGATTTATACGAATGCATATGCAAATGGATATAAGTCTATTCACGGAATGTCGTCTATCATTTCAGGAATTCCATCTTTTAAAGATGCTTTTACATCATCACCTTATGCGAAACAAAAAATAGAGTCTTTGGTTTCTTGCTTAAAAGGTAAAGGCTATGATAGTTCGTTTTTTCACGGTGCTCCAAATGGTTCCATGGGATTTTTAGGTTACGGTAATATTTTGGGTTTTGATCACTATTATGGAATGACAGAATATGGAAATGATGCTGATTTTGATGGTTCTTGGGGAATTTGGGATGAACCTTTCATGCAGTTTATGAATACTACAATAAGTAAGAAAGAACAACCTTTTTTTAGTACAATATTCACAGTTAGTTCGCATGAACCTTATGTCGTTCCGGAAAAATATAAAGGAACGTTTCCTAAAGGAAATATAAAAATGCATGAATGTGTTGGTTATACTGATTTTGCTTTCAAGAAATTTTTTGAAGCTGCCAAAAAGGAGCCTTGGTATGATAATACTATTTTCGTAATTACTGCCGATCATTGTAATTTGGTTAATTATATGGAAGATTTTTATCATAATGTAATGAATCGATTAGCTGTTCCTATTTTGATATACAAGCCGAATAGTGATTTAGTTGGTGTGAGTGATGAAATTGCACAGCATATTGACATTTATCCAACAATATTAGATATGATTGGTTATGACAAACCATTTAGGAGTTGGGGAAGAAGTCTTTTAACTAAAGAAAATGATATTGCCCCTTATTTAATTAATTATAATTCGGGTAACTATTATTTTATGAAAGATGGTTATATTTGCGTGTTTGACGGAAATAAAGTGATTGGTTTCTATGATGAGAATGATAAAAAATTATCCAATAATTTAATTTCAAAGCGTAATAAAAAAATGGATGATTTAGAAAAAGGCTGTAAAGGTTTCATTCAAGATTATTTCAATACAATTATAGATAAAAAATTAGCAAAAAATTAGTGTGATGAAAAAGAAAATAATTTATTTAATGCTTTTATTAGGAGCGATTTACGGAGGTAAATATGTTTATGATATGAACATTAATCATAACTTTGAAACAATAACAGAAGGTAAAGTATATAAAAGTGGAGTAATTCCGCCAGAAGAGATTGAAGGGTATGTTAAAAAACATGGTATAAAAAGTATTGTTGATTTGCGTTTTCCTGGAACAGGCGATGATGTTAATAACCCTGAAATTCCTTCAGAGTTATTAGCTGAAAAAGAAGCTGTTGAAAAAATTGAAGGTGTTAATTATTTTAATAATGGTTCCGACCAAGTGCCTCAACAGCATAATTTGGATATGTTTTTCAAGATTATGGACAATCAAGATAATTATCCGGTTTTAATTCATTGTTATCATGGAGTAGGAAGAGCCGAAATGTATTCTGCTATTTATAGAATTGAGTATGAAGGTTGGGATCCGAATGAAGCAAGAACCAGTACAAGATTCCTAACAAAATTCAGTTCGTTTGATATAGGTAAACCAAAAGGAGATTATTTATATAATTATAAGAGTAGAAAAGATAGTTTGAAATAATTATTTCTATAAAACAAAAAAGCGAGACTAATTAATATTGATTAGTCTCGCTTTTTGTTTTTATTAATCAGTGATGCTCTTTTTTAGGGTAGTACTTTTCAATTATGAGAATAGTAATAAAACCAATGAAATAGCATACTAAATCAATCCAAGAAAAAGAAGTTCCAATAACTACCTTAGCTGTTTTTGAATGTTCTAAACCTAGTTTTTGAACAATATTGATGTATTGTAGAAACTCAATGAAAAAGGAAAAGAAGAGTACAAAAAGTGCAATTGAAAAAACTGAAAATTTTAGAAATGTTTTAAAAAAACAAAACAATAAAAGAACTACTAATATATCTCCAACATAAGGACGGATAAAATCATCATTTATATATAAAGCGATTACTACTTCAATTAAGAAAATGAGAATAGTTAAAAGGAAATATCTTTTATTGAAGTATAACATTTTGCATTATAAATTTTTAGTTACTTCGTCATGAATTTTTTCAATATCAACATCAATATTTTGTTGTTTCAGATGTTCTAGCATTACTTTTAAGGTCATAGCATTAATGATTCTATTTTGACGGGTCAATTTTAGCATTTGTAGCATCCAGGAAAAACATACTACTGGAGTAGCAAATGAAAATAACATGAGAAGAAAAGTACTTCCGAAATTTAAATACATTATGAGAAAGTTTAATTATTTTTTATTCAATGTAAAGTAAAGGTTTTTTTTGTTTTTTATAAATTTCAATTTCTTTTTTAAAAAAATCTTCCAAATTAGTAACCTTAAAATCCTTTTTTATTTTTATTTTTAATAAAGATATATCATCATCAGGTGTGCAATTAAGATATTCTAATAGCAAAGGGAGTCCGCCTTTACGATATATGGCATTGCAAATTAATGAACCTAATACATAGGAAATATTTGTTATGTCATCAAGATTTTCTGTATTTTCAAACTCCTCAAAATTAAATTTATTTTCATTTAGATATTTTTCAAATTTATTAACATGATATAGAAGTGGTAAATCTCCAGCTCCTGCATCATTAATATAGCATGACAAACCAATTTTGATATAACTATTGCCATTAGGGAAATGATTGTTTATAACATGTATGATTTCATGCAAATGTATTTCTCCATATGCGGTTGAAGAATAAATAATTTGGTTGTCTTGATCAATAAAACCACATAAATTATTTTGCGAGGAACCAGGAATAAAATAGTCAAATCCGTTAACTTTAAATAAATCATCACAATTTTTTGAAATATAATACCTGTAATTAGGTACCTCTTTTATTTTGAAACTGTCTAATAAATTAGATAAGAAAAGATTGGCTTTTCTGGCATTTTCAATATTGAATGGATGTTCAGGATGGTAAATATATTCTATATTACCAACTTTAGTCCTTATCCAATTGCGTGTATAATGATTGATATAATTTGTTAATTTAAACAAATTATTTTCTTTTTTGATTTTTAAGTTTAATATGGCTAAAGTTGTGATCGTTTTTTCATTATCTGATTCATTTTGGTTTTCCCAATAGAGTAAGCATTTTGCAATATAATAATCTCCTTCTTTTTTTAGGTTTAAAATATTAACATCATAACTAATATCTAATAATGAACCACCTAATGAACTAGAAAAACTAGCAACATCTATTGTCTTAAAGGCTTCAATATCATCTTTACAAAATAGCTCACTAAGTGGTTTGTTTTTGTTGAAATAATCTTGTAAAAAGGTTGTTATTAATTCTTTTTCGGAATTATTCAAATCAAAATTTTGATATACTTTATGTTGAGAAAATATTGAACATGAAATCAAAAATAATAAGATTATGATTTTAGTCATTTTAATGTAAGGTTTTGTATTTGTAAAGGTTTGTTTCTAAGCAAATGATACTAGGTGTTTCTTCCCAATTATAGAAACGTAATAATTGATATGCAACACCAGTTAATCCAATAAACATTCCATTATAATTTAAGTTTCCAGTTTCAGAAACTTTTGGAATTTTATCATTTAATATTTCCAAACTAAGTTTATTAATAAAATTTTCAGATATTGATTCATAGTAATCATTTTGAAGTATTCTACCTGCAGATTTTAAAATTTCAATATTACTTAAGTTCCCATGGCACAAACTAAAATTTAATAAATTTAATGATTTAATGATATTTTCACAAGAATAAACAAGTTCACTTTTCATTGCTTCATTTTTTTCAAAAGACATTAGTAAAATTTTGCTTAAACCTATACCAGCAGATCCATGACACCAAGCAGCCATATCAGCATCTTTTTTATTAAGTCTAAAATCATACCATGAATTTGTATCGTTATCGAAGAGGCTTTTCTCGTAATTAAGTGCTTTTTTTATTGTATTCTTTAACTCTGGAATATCAAAATACATTGAAGCCTTTTTCAAAACAAATAAAATTCCAGAAACACCATGAGAGAATCCGTTTAAATAATTTTCCACAATTGTGTCACCAATTTGCATTTTAAATGACCATGCACATGAATCTCCGAAATCTTTACTATTATCAATGATTAACAATAATATTTTTTTTAAAATTACTTCAATATCATTTTTTAAATTTAATTTTATGAAGTCATGTGATACATAAATATCTATTAACTTGTCCGCTATAGCACTAATACCTTGTAAATAATCGAATTCTTCTATTTCGATTAAATCATCGTTTAAAATGTCTTTAATAAAATTTATATATGTAGTTAAGTTTGATTCAAATTCATCTACTGTCAAATCTTTATAAATATGCAAATCTAAAAGGAGATTAGAAAGAGGGAAGTTGAAAACGGATAATGAAAATGTTTTATAGAATTTGTTTTTAGGAGTTATGAATTTTTCAATTAAGGTTTTGTTTTTTTTACGCAGTAAATTATTTGTATTTCTAAAAATAGGATTTTCCGAATATTGAGATAAGTAATGCAAAAGTATTGATATACCAATTGTTCCATCATATAAATCAGATGAGAGCGGCTGAACTGATATAGAACCATTTGAAGGATTTATAGATTTATGAACCCAATTGATGTCATCACCTATAACTATTGATTCATTAATAAGTCTTAATGCAATTTTTTCAGAAGCCTTGAGGTAATTCTCTTTATTGAATTTAATTTCAGTTTCATTTGTCAATCTAACTAATGTATTGTCAGGGATTGAAATCATACCTCTTTTATCTAATTCCAATTCAATTGTTTTTCTAATTAGCATAGAATTGAAATGAATTATTTCATTATCAAGATTTTTAATCTTAATAAATGTTTTTTTCATGCAATCATTAAAACCAAATTCTTTCTTTTTGAAGATTAAATTTTTATAACCATCATATACAGAGCCTTTTGAGTCTGAATAATAGAAAGGCACATCCAAATTTAAAATTTGTTTTTTTATAGATTCTTTTAATGTTTTTTTAAAATTAGGAAAACTTTTTTTCAATAAAACTTTATACTTCTCTATATCATTAAGATATTCGGGAATCAACATTTCATTAATTAGTGTTGCATATAATTCTGTTGTATTAAATAAAAGGCGAATATAAATTTTTTTACTAAAAAGAGAATTTAATTCTCTCAAGATTTTAGTTTTATTTTTTTGAATTTGTAAAGAAATGTTTTCGAATGATTTTAAAATAGTATCAATATCTTCTCTCTTTATTTCAAAATGCTTGTTGTTTATTATTGGAAGATGTTTATTATCATCATTGTTTTCAACAAAAAAAAGCGCAGAAATCATTCCTGTTTTATCTAAGCTCCCATAAGGTACAGGTAAAATTCCAGAATTGATCACACTAGTATCAAATAATTCATTTATTTTAGATCTATAAATTCCAAAATTTTCAATATTTGGAGAAATTATGCTTTCTGGATCTATTAAGTATATATCATCATTATTTATAATAATATTATCATTAATGAAATCTCTCGAATTTAATATATATGATAAAGATAATAAATGACCTATATTTTTTAGATATGACTCTGAATCAGTAGCATTATGTGTTATATATTTATGCCAAGAGTAAGTGGATTTGGTTAAATTTTGAGGTATTTTTAAATTTAAATTTAAGTTCAGATTCTGTTCTAATATTTTAATAAAAGATTCTGTAAATTTTTCTGTATTGACTTTTCTTGGTTTGTAAATTAATCTATTTCCATCTTCAAATAATAGTATTAAAGTAGATTTCAGATGAGAATGAAAATCACCTTTTCCAAATTCGATTGAGAAAATGACATCATTTGTAATGAAACCTAATTTAATAAGTTCATTTCTATCTTTCTCAAAATCTGTAATTAGTTTTTTAAAATTCTTATATTTTTTTTTATTTATTGTTTTTATTAAGAATTTATAGTAGGGGTATTTTCTATTTAAATAATGTTTGAATTTTTGTGTATTCTTCAGGTCGTTAAATTCAAATGCGTTTTCAATTAAATTATGTTCTAAACATATTTCACTTTCATATTTTAAAATAAATTTAGCAATATCATTTATTGAAGTATTTGTATAATTAATGAAGTCATTTATTATGTTTTCTTTGTATTTTAAATTTTCAATAAAATTAAATTTTTTATGCATATATTAAAAAAGTAAGATGATTTTTAGCAGAAGAGAGTATTGTAATTATGTTTTATAAAATTAAAATAGGCTGTCTAAAGAATTAGACAGCCTTATTAAAATTATTCAAAGCTTAATTCTTTTGGTTTTTTTGGACATATACAGTTACATACTGCAGTGTTGTCACATGTACTACCACTAGCTGTTCTTGTTTTTCCAGAAGCAGCAGCCTCAACTAAACCTCCACTAATTTTAAACATTTGGCTATCATTTAATCTTTTTAGCCCAGAGTTAATCTCAATTTTCAATAATTTTTTCATAAAAATATTTTTTAAATTTATTGTGCTAATTTATTTATTTTTATATAAAAAACAAATAAAAAAATAACTACCTCAAAAAAGAAATAAAATTTTTAATTTTCTCGATAGGGTTGTCTTTTAAAAATTTAATGAAAGCACTTCCAATTATTGCTCCTTTTTGGTGTTCTGTTGCTTCTGTAAATGTTTGTTTGTCTTTAATACCAAAACCAACAATTTGAGGATTTTTTAGATTCATATTTGAAATTCTCTTAAAATACTCTAATTGCTCTGTTCCAAAACCTGATTGACTTCCTGTAACAGCAGCAGTGCTAACCATATAAATAAAACTGTCTGAATGATTGTCAATTTTCAAGATACGCTCATCAGATGTTTGTGGCGTAATTAGAAATATGTTTTTTAGTCCATAACTTTGAAAAATATACTTATAATGTCTTTCATATTCATCAATTGGTAAATCTGGAATAATAAACCCATCAATGCCAATTTCAGAGCATTTTTGACAAAATTTTTCGATTCCAAATTGCATCATCGGATTAAAATAACCCATAATAATTAGTGGAATTTTTACAGTTTCTCTAATTCCTTTTAGTTGTTCAAATAACAACGCAGTAGTCATTCCGTTTTCTATTGCAATTGTTGAACTTTCCTGAATTGTAGGACCATCTGCTAAAGGATCTGAAAAGGGTAATCCAATTTCGATCATGTCGACACCATTTTTTTCTAATTCATGAATGATTTCAACAGTATCATTTAATTTTGGATATCCAGCTGTAAAATAGATGGATAATAATTTTTTATTTTCTTGAAGTTTAGTGTTTATTCTTTTCATTTGTTCATTTATTGTTTCAATTGTATCTATTTAAGTTCTGTAGGTTAAAACTTAAAATAATCGATATAGGTATTCAAATCTTTATCTCCACGACCAGAAAGGTTAATTACAACGATGTCTTCTGGTTTAAATTGTTTTTTATCTAAAACAGCGAAAGCATGTGCCGTTTCTATAGCAGGAATAATTCCTTCCGTTTTT is a genomic window of Flavobacterium jumunjinense containing:
- a CDS encoding LTA synthase family protein, which encodes MKSFFRLEEYKVLGYRILLAYLFYFIARVVFYIYNYEIVDVTSLTTFLKIAYHGLAFDTTAILYINGLFILLSILPFFINTDRKYQNGLFWLYFISNLSLYSLNFVDLIYYKYNFSRLTMAAWDIIKHEESKGAMAFRFLISYWDVFLLYFLVCVLWIFLYKRVKIKNNLRVEKKISYVAKSILGVLVVATLCIGGIRGDFKKSTRPINLVDANRHVEKIQQADLVLNSTFSFLRTLGVKTFKKTDFNISDEVIEANFKPIKLYSSNDPSKPNIVLIITESLGREYCGAFNKNANIKDYVSYTPFLDSLANHSMIYTNAYANGYKSIHGMSSIISGIPSFKDAFTSSPYAKQKIESLVSCLKGKGYDSSFFHGAPNGSMGFLGYGNILGFDHYYGMTEYGNDADFDGSWGIWDEPFMQFMNTTISKKEQPFFSTIFTVSSHEPYVVPEKYKGTFPKGNIKMHECVGYTDFAFKKFFEAAKKEPWYDNTIFVITADHCNLVNYMEDFYHNVMNRLAVPILIYKPNSDLVGVSDEIAQHIDIYPTILDMIGYDKPFRSWGRSLLTKENDIAPYLINYNSGNYYFMKDGYICVFDGNKVIGFYDENDKKLSNNLISKRNKKMDDLEKGCKGFIQDYFNTIIDKKLAKN
- a CDS encoding dual specificity protein phosphatase family protein — translated: MKKKIIYLMLLLGAIYGGKYVYDMNINHNFETITEGKVYKSGVIPPEEIEGYVKKHGIKSIVDLRFPGTGDDVNNPEIPSELLAEKEAVEKIEGVNYFNNGSDQVPQQHNLDMFFKIMDNQDNYPVLIHCYHGVGRAEMYSAIYRIEYEGWDPNEARTSTRFLTKFSSFDIGKPKGDYLYNYKSRKDSLK
- a CDS encoding ribosomal maturation YjgA family protein — encoded protein: MLYFNKRYFLLTILIFLIEVVIALYINDDFIRPYVGDILVVLLLFCFFKTFLKFSVFSIALFVLFFSFFIEFLQYINIVQKLGLEHSKTAKVVIGTSFSWIDLVCYFIGFITILIIEKYYPKKEHH
- a CDS encoding DUF4135 domain-containing protein, which produces MHKKFNFIENLKYKENIINDFINYTNTSINDIAKFILKYESEICLEHNLIENAFEFNDLKNTQKFKHYLNRKYPYYKFLIKTINKKKYKNFKKLITDFEKDRNELIKLGFITNDVIFSIEFGKGDFHSHLKSTLILLFEDGNRLIYKPRKVNTEKFTESFIKILEQNLNLNLNLKIPQNLTKSTYSWHKYITHNATDSESYLKNIGHLLSLSYILNSRDFINDNIIINNDDIYLIDPESIISPNIENFGIYRSKINELFDTSVINSGILPVPYGSLDKTGMISALFFVENNDDNKHLPIINNKHFEIKREDIDTILKSFENISLQIQKNKTKILRELNSLFSKKIYIRLLFNTTELYATLINEMLIPEYLNDIEKYKVLLKKSFPNFKKTLKESIKKQILNLDVPFYYSDSKGSVYDGYKNLIFKKKEFGFNDCMKKTFIKIKNLDNEIIHFNSMLIRKTIELELDKRGMISIPDNTLVRLTNETEIKFNKENYLKASEKIALRLINESIVIGDDINWVHKSINPSNGSISVQPLSSDLYDGTIGISILLHYLSQYSENPIFRNTNNLLRKKNKTLIEKFITPKNKFYKTFSLSVFNFPLSNLLLDLHIYKDLTVDEFESNLTTYINFIKDILNDDLIEIEEFDYLQGISAIADKLIDIYVSHDFIKLNLKNDIEVILKKILLLIIDNSKDFGDSCAWSFKMQIGDTIVENYLNGFSHGVSGILFVLKKASMYFDIPELKNTIKKALNYEKSLFDNDTNSWYDFRLNKKDADMAAWCHGSAGIGLSKILLMSFEKNEAMKSELVYSCENIIKSLNLLNFSLCHGNLSNIEILKSAGRILQNDYYESISENFINKLSLEILNDKIPKVSETGNLNYNGMFIGLTGVAYQLLRFYNWEETPSIICLETNLYKYKTLH
- the trpA gene encoding tryptophan synthase subunit alpha, which gives rise to MKRINTKLQENKKLLSIYFTAGYPKLNDTVEIIHELEKNGVDMIEIGLPFSDPLADGPTIQESSTIAIENGMTTALLFEQLKGIRETVKIPLIIMGYFNPMMQFGIEKFCQKCSEIGIDGFIIPDLPIDEYERHYKYIFQSYGLKNIFLITPQTSDERILKIDNHSDSFIYMVSTAAVTGSQSGFGTEQLEYFKRISNMNLKNPQIVGFGIKDKQTFTEATEHQKGAIIGSAFIKFLKDNPIEKIKNFISFLR